One window from the genome of Micromonospora aurantiaca ATCC 27029 encodes:
- a CDS encoding DUF4386 domain-containing protein: MDSLRKTSLVAGGAYLLTFVSIPTVALYAPVRESDYVLGTTSQAPVVLGGVLEMIVALACIGTSVALYPVLTRHGPARALGFVGARVLEAAGILVGVASILTLVALRQSDAGPDALVTGRALVAFYDSVFLLSQGYLPAVNALLLGTLLYQSRLVPRVLPVLGLVGAPLLVASDLGTLFGAWDRLSAVAAVAALPIAVWEFSLGVYLVVKGFRPSPVTDGAVEPRPVQDAAV, encoded by the coding sequence ATGGACTCACTGCGGAAGACCTCGCTGGTCGCGGGCGGCGCCTATCTGCTCACCTTCGTCTCGATCCCCACCGTGGCCCTGTACGCCCCGGTCCGCGAGTCGGACTACGTCCTCGGCACCACCTCGCAGGCTCCGGTCGTCCTCGGCGGCGTCCTGGAGATGATCGTCGCGCTCGCCTGCATCGGCACCTCCGTCGCGCTGTACCCGGTGCTCACGCGCCACGGTCCGGCCCGGGCGCTGGGCTTCGTCGGCGCCCGGGTACTCGAAGCCGCAGGCATCCTCGTCGGCGTCGCGAGCATCCTGACGCTCGTCGCGCTGCGGCAGTCCGACGCCGGGCCGGACGCGCTCGTCACCGGCCGCGCGCTCGTCGCGTTCTACGACTCGGTCTTCCTGCTCAGCCAGGGCTACCTGCCCGCCGTGAACGCGCTGCTGCTGGGCACCCTGCTCTACCAGTCCCGCCTCGTGCCGCGCGTGCTGCCGGTGCTCGGGCTCGTCGGCGCGCCACTGCTCGTCGCCTCCGACCTCGGCACCCTGTTCGGCGCCTGGGACCGGCTGTCAGCGGTGGCGGCGGTCGCCGCGCTCCCCATCGCGGTGTGGGAGTTCTCGCTCGGCGTCTACCTGGTCGTCAAGGGCTTCCGGCCTTCCCCCGTGACGGACGGCGCGGTCGAGCCCCGTCCGGTCCAGGACGCCGCCGTCTGA
- a CDS encoding SPFH domain-containing protein, whose protein sequence is MGLMDKLRGELIDIIEWLDDSRDTMVWRFPRYQNEIKMGAKLVVRESQTAVFVNEGKIADVFEPGTYTLETRNLPILSTLKGWKYGFNSPFKAEVYFVNTRQFTDMKWGTQNPVILRDAEFGVVRVRAFGAFAARVVDASRLLRELVGTDPQFRTEEVQEYLRQLMVGRLGGALATAGVPLLDLAAHQDAIGRRLAAVLTEELAEVGIAIPKFVIENVSVPPEVEQALDKRTSMGAVGDLDRYTRFQAANAMEAAANNPGGEAGAGIGLGLGMAMGQQMARSMGGGAATQPPQPAATQPAATEPPPLPDQAQWYVGVGGQRQGPYDLGALAEQANAGALGADTLVWRTGMAQWQPAGQVPELASVLASVPPPLPPQ, encoded by the coding sequence ATGGGGCTGATGGACAAGCTCCGGGGCGAACTCATCGACATCATCGAGTGGCTGGACGACAGCCGCGACACGATGGTCTGGCGATTCCCCCGGTATCAGAACGAGATCAAGATGGGCGCCAAACTGGTCGTCCGGGAGTCCCAGACGGCGGTGTTCGTCAACGAGGGGAAGATCGCCGACGTCTTCGAACCCGGGACGTACACGCTGGAGACCCGCAACCTGCCGATCCTGTCCACGCTGAAGGGCTGGAAGTACGGCTTCAACTCGCCGTTCAAGGCCGAGGTGTACTTCGTCAACACCCGGCAGTTCACCGACATGAAGTGGGGCACCCAGAACCCGGTCATCCTGCGCGACGCCGAGTTCGGCGTCGTCCGGGTACGGGCGTTCGGCGCCTTCGCGGCCCGCGTGGTGGACGCGTCGCGGCTGCTGCGGGAACTGGTCGGCACCGATCCGCAGTTCCGCACCGAGGAGGTGCAGGAATACCTGCGGCAGCTCATGGTGGGACGCCTGGGCGGCGCGCTCGCCACGGCCGGCGTGCCGCTGCTGGACCTCGCCGCGCACCAGGACGCGATCGGCCGGCGGCTGGCCGCCGTGCTGACCGAGGAACTGGCCGAGGTCGGAATCGCGATCCCCAAGTTCGTCATCGAGAACGTGTCGGTGCCGCCGGAGGTCGAGCAGGCGCTGGACAAGCGGACCAGCATGGGCGCGGTCGGCGACCTGGACCGGTACACCCGTTTCCAGGCCGCGAACGCGATGGAGGCCGCGGCGAACAACCCGGGTGGCGAGGCGGGCGCGGGCATCGGCCTGGGGCTGGGCATGGCGATGGGCCAGCAGATGGCCCGCTCGATGGGCGGAGGCGCGGCCACGCAGCCGCCGCAGCCCGCCGCCACGCAGCCGGCCGCCACCGAGCCGCCGCCGCTGCCGGACCAGGCCCAGTGGTACGTCGGCGTCGGCGGCCAGCGGCAGGGCCCGTACGACCTCGGCGCGCTGGCCGAGCAGGCGAACGCGGGCGCGCTCGGGGCGGACACGCTCGTCTGGCGTACCGGGATGGCGCAGTGGCAGCCCGCCGGGCAGGTGCCCGAGCTGGCGTCGGTGCTCGCCAGCGTCCCGCCGCCGCTGCCGCCGCAATGA
- a CDS encoding glycosyltransferase family 2 protein gives MRVSGPGGVSTVRLSVVVPCFNEEASVERLHEMLSAALAELTDVDVEVVYVDDGSEDGTLAALRRLAAADPAVCYTSLSRNFGKEAAMLAGLRRATGDAVVIMDADLQHPPRLLPEMVMLYRQGFDQVIARRDRRGDRFIRMVASRSFYRLVNWWIDVRLLDGAGDFRLLSRLAVNAILAMPEYNRFSKGLFSWIGFRTAVVAHRNETRQAGQSRWTFGKLFNYAFDGLLSFNNRPLRLAIYGGLFLTLIAVGYMAWVVADAVEKGIDVPGYTTIIVSVIGLGGIQMMILGVIGEYIGRIYYETKRRPHYLVQETERVVDTPGRASRIPEQRTATGESMAGETG, from the coding sequence ATGCGTGTGTCCGGGCCGGGCGGGGTGAGCACCGTGCGGTTGTCGGTGGTGGTGCCCTGCTTCAACGAGGAAGCGTCGGTGGAGCGGCTGCACGAGATGCTCAGCGCCGCGCTCGCCGAGCTGACCGACGTGGACGTCGAGGTGGTGTACGTCGACGACGGCAGCGAGGACGGCACGCTGGCGGCGCTGCGCCGGCTCGCCGCGGCCGACCCGGCCGTCTGCTACACGTCGCTGAGCCGCAACTTCGGCAAGGAGGCGGCCATGCTCGCCGGCCTGCGCCGGGCCACCGGTGACGCGGTCGTCATCATGGACGCCGACCTGCAACACCCGCCGCGGCTGCTGCCCGAGATGGTGATGCTCTACCGCCAGGGGTTCGACCAGGTGATCGCCCGCCGGGACCGCCGCGGTGACCGGTTCATCCGGATGGTCGCCTCGCGCTCCTTCTACCGCCTGGTCAACTGGTGGATAGACGTCCGCCTGCTCGACGGCGCCGGTGACTTCCGGCTGCTGTCCCGGCTCGCGGTGAACGCGATCCTGGCGATGCCGGAGTACAACCGCTTCTCCAAGGGCCTGTTCTCCTGGATCGGCTTCCGCACCGCGGTGGTGGCGCACCGCAACGAGACCCGGCAGGCCGGGCAGAGCCGCTGGACGTTCGGCAAGCTGTTCAACTACGCGTTCGACGGCCTGCTGTCGTTCAACAACCGGCCGCTGCGCCTGGCCATCTACGGCGGACTTTTCCTCACGCTCATCGCGGTGGGCTACATGGCCTGGGTGGTCGCCGACGCCGTGGAGAAGGGCATCGACGTGCCCGGCTACACCACCATCATCGTCAGCGTGATCGGGCTCGGCGGCATCCAGATGATGATTCTCGGGGTGATCGGCGAGTACATCGGCCGGATCTACTACGAGACGAAGCGCCGTCCGCACTATCTGGTGCAGGAGACCGAACGCGTCGTCGACACCCCCGGCCGGGCGTCCCGGATTCCGGAGCAGCGTACGGCCACCGGCGAATCGATGGCCGGCGAAACCGGCTGA
- a CDS encoding DinB family protein, with translation MSEPYDPKATLHHYLRAIRENLIWKLDGLSEREARLPRTATGNNFLGLLKHCLNVEAGYFGTTFGREFPTPGELVPDDAFDGDPQADWYARADETKDGLIDLYRRVGAFADETIETLPLDAPGRVPWWQPGRQDVTLHHVIVHVCVDLARHAGHADVMREQHDAAIGLGRDNRNVPEGYDWPAYVSKLSALADRFE, from the coding sequence ATGAGTGAGCCGTACGACCCGAAGGCAACGCTGCACCACTACCTGCGCGCGATCCGGGAGAATCTGATCTGGAAGCTCGACGGGCTGAGCGAACGTGAGGCCCGGCTTCCCCGCACCGCGACCGGCAACAACTTCCTGGGCCTGCTCAAGCACTGCCTGAACGTCGAGGCCGGCTACTTCGGGACCACGTTCGGCCGCGAGTTCCCCACCCCCGGGGAACTGGTTCCGGACGACGCGTTCGACGGCGACCCGCAGGCGGACTGGTACGCCCGGGCCGACGAGACAAAGGACGGGCTGATCGACCTGTACCGCCGCGTCGGGGCGTTCGCGGACGAGACGATCGAGACGCTGCCGCTGGACGCGCCGGGGCGGGTGCCGTGGTGGCAGCCGGGCCGGCAGGACGTGACACTGCACCATGTCATCGTGCACGTCTGCGTCGACCTGGCCCGGCACGCCGGGCACGCCGACGTCATGCGCGAGCAGCACGACGCGGCGATCGGGCTGGGGCGGGACAACCGGAACGTTCCCGAGGGCTACGACTGGCCGGCGTACGTCAGTAAGCTGTCGGCGCTCGCCGACCGGTTCGAGTAG
- a CDS encoding PPOX class F420-dependent oxidoreductase: MSKPPLPEPAVAMLRKPNPAVIATLRDGQPVSAATWYLWEDGRVLVNMDEGRRRLAHLRSDPRVSLTVLDEENWYTHVSLIGRVAELRDDDGLADIDRISQHYTGRPYPRRDRARVSAWIEIERWHGWGAHKDSSQTG, translated from the coding sequence ATGTCGAAGCCGCCGCTGCCCGAGCCCGCCGTCGCCATGCTGCGCAAGCCGAACCCGGCCGTCATCGCCACGCTGCGCGACGGCCAGCCGGTGTCCGCGGCCACCTGGTACCTGTGGGAGGACGGCCGCGTCCTGGTGAACATGGACGAGGGCCGCCGCCGGCTGGCGCACCTGCGCAGCGATCCCCGGGTCTCCCTGACCGTGCTGGACGAGGAGAACTGGTACACCCACGTCAGCCTCATCGGGCGCGTCGCCGAGTTGCGCGACGACGACGGCCTGGCGGACATCGACCGGATCTCGCAGCACTACACCGGGCGCCCCTACCCCCGGCGGGACCGCGCCCGGGTCAGCGCCTGGATCGAGATCGAGCGCTGGCACGGGTGGGGCGCGCACAAGGACAGCAGCCAGACCGGCTGA
- a CDS encoding family 43 glycosylhydrolase codes for MLALLGLAPVIAGGLTPTVARADNPIVQTIYTADPAPLVHDGRVYLYTGHDEDNSTWFTMKEWRVFSSDDMVNWTDHGSPLSLATFSWAKQDAWAGQAVQRNGKFYWYVPMVVRATGQMGIGVAVADSPTGPFRDAIGRPLVSNGEIDPTVFIDDDGQAYLYWGNPRLWYVKLNADMTSYSGSPTQIPLTTAGFGARTGDANRPTLYEEGPWVYKRNGLYYMAFAARCCSEFVAYSTAPGPLGPWTYRGTIMPTQGSSFTNHPGIIDFKGNSYFFYHNGALPGGGGFTRSVAVEKFSYGADGSIPTINMTTTGAPQVGTVNPYSRQEAETMAWGQGVETEASSLGGRNVGYIDNGDYIKVKGVAFGAGATKFTAMVASAGSGGSIELRLDSVTGPLVGTCQVTPTGDWQTWTNPSCPVSGATGTHDLYLRFTGGSGSLFNIDHWWFTSGLSGTPPPVPPSTPPPSSPPPPSTPPPTGDACTATYRTTNSWSGGFQAEVTVTAGAAALNGWSVRWTLAGGQSISQVWSGTLSTSGSTATVRNAAYNGSVPASGSTTFGFIADGSPSTPSLTCTSP; via the coding sequence ATGCTCGCCCTGCTGGGGCTGGCCCCGGTCATCGCCGGAGGGCTGACCCCGACCGTCGCCCGGGCGGACAACCCGATCGTGCAGACGATCTACACGGCCGACCCGGCCCCGCTGGTCCACGACGGCCGCGTCTACCTCTACACCGGCCACGACGAGGACAACTCGACCTGGTTCACCATGAAGGAGTGGCGGGTCTTCTCGTCCGACGACATGGTGAACTGGACCGACCACGGGTCGCCGCTCAGCCTCGCCACGTTCAGCTGGGCCAAGCAGGACGCGTGGGCCGGCCAGGCGGTCCAGCGCAACGGCAAGTTCTACTGGTACGTGCCGATGGTCGTCCGGGCGACCGGCCAGATGGGCATCGGGGTGGCGGTGGCGGACAGCCCCACCGGGCCGTTCCGTGACGCCATCGGGCGTCCGCTGGTGAGCAACGGCGAGATCGACCCGACGGTGTTCATCGACGACGACGGCCAGGCGTACCTGTACTGGGGCAACCCGCGACTGTGGTACGTGAAGCTGAACGCGGACATGACCTCGTACTCCGGCAGCCCCACCCAGATCCCGCTGACCACCGCGGGCTTCGGGGCGCGGACCGGTGACGCGAACCGGCCGACCCTCTACGAGGAGGGGCCGTGGGTGTACAAGCGCAACGGCCTCTACTACATGGCGTTCGCGGCCAGGTGCTGCTCGGAGTTCGTCGCCTACTCGACCGCTCCCGGGCCGCTGGGCCCGTGGACGTACCGCGGGACGATCATGCCGACCCAGGGCAGCAGCTTCACCAACCATCCCGGGATCATCGACTTCAAGGGCAACTCGTACTTCTTCTACCACAACGGCGCGTTGCCCGGCGGCGGCGGTTTCACCAGGTCGGTGGCGGTGGAGAAGTTCTCCTACGGCGCTGACGGCTCGATCCCCACGATCAACATGACCACCACCGGCGCCCCGCAGGTCGGCACCGTGAACCCGTACTCCCGGCAGGAGGCCGAGACGATGGCCTGGGGGCAGGGGGTCGAGACCGAGGCGTCCTCCCTGGGCGGGAGGAACGTCGGCTACATCGACAACGGGGACTACATCAAGGTCAAGGGCGTGGCCTTCGGCGCCGGCGCGACCAAGTTCACCGCCATGGTGGCCTCGGCCGGCAGCGGGGGGTCCATCGAGCTGCGCCTGGACAGCGTGACCGGCCCGCTGGTGGGCACCTGCCAGGTGACCCCCACCGGCGACTGGCAGACCTGGACCAACCCGAGCTGCCCGGTCAGCGGCGCCACCGGCACCCACGACCTCTACCTGCGGTTCACCGGCGGCAGCGGCTCGCTGTTCAACATCGACCACTGGTGGTTCACCTCCGGCCTCAGCGGCACCCCGCCGCCGGTCCCCCCGTCGACCCCGCCACCCTCCTCTCCCCCGCCGCCCAGCACGCCGCCGCCGACCGGCGACGCCTGCACCGCGACCTACCGCACCACCAACTCCTGGTCCGGCGGTTTCCAGGCCGAGGTGACGGTCACCGCGGGCGCCGCGGCGCTCAACGGCTGGTCGGTGCGGTGGACCCTCGCCGGTGGTCAGAGCATCAGCCAGGTCTGGAGCGGCACGCTGAGCACCAGCGGATCCACGGCGACCGTCCGCAACGCGGCGTACAACGGCTCCGTGCCCGCGTCCGGCTCGACCACGTTCGGCTTCATCGCCGACGGCTCACCGTCCACCCCGTCCCTGACCTGCACCAGCCCGTGA
- a CDS encoding ricin-type beta-trefoil lectin domain protein, with amino-acid sequence MVIPRPRPVRSGPSRLAAPALALALAATGGGLTLAATPAQAATSITVNGASGGQTFDGVGAVSGGGGNSRLLIDYPEPQRGQILDYLFKPGHGAALQILKVEMGGDTNSTSGSEPSHEHVRGDLNCNRGYQWWIMEQAKARNPAIKLAALPWGAPGWIGNGNFMSQDMINYFVDWLGCARQHNLTMDYVTAAQNEKRTDANWTISLRQALNSNGYGNVKIIYGDDYPGSWGPANAVAGNTTLRNSIDVLSGHYPCGYLSAQTTCTVSSTATSTGKTLWNSEGGSQDYNDGAKPLARGINRGYIDGRMVAYLNWDLIAAITPNLPWSTVGLILANQPWSGWYSVGKNTWALAHTTQFTAPGWRYLDSSSGYLGGNRNNGSYVSLRSPTGGDYSTVIETMDATSAQQLTVNVTGGLSTGQVHVWSTNLNSTNPNDFFVRGADITPSGGSFSLTVQPGHLYTVTTTTGQGKGTATSPAQGSLGLPYRDDFDGYAAGRIPKYLQDMQGAFETVGCGGGRAGMCLRQMSAQAPITWKTLADPATYGGNLSWGNYTVSADVLLEQSGYAQIQGRVGTTNLDPIGRYNGYFLRVTDSGSWSILRNNTAGQLATLRSGNVAALGTNRWHSLALGFAGSTITATIDGTTVGTVTDSTFGTGQVGFGTSQGETAQFDNLSVVAGPGGNPGGTSGALLNPNSSRCLDVPNQSQTNGTQVTLWECNGGANQQWTATSGRQLQVYGGKCLDAEGQGTSSGTRVIIWDCNGGANQQWNVNTDGTITGVQSGLCLSPNGGGTGNGTPIVLSACTGGSSQKWSRA; translated from the coding sequence ATGGTGATCCCCCGTCCCCGGCCCGTCCGATCCGGGCCATCGCGTCTCGCCGCACCCGCCCTCGCTCTCGCCCTGGCCGCCACCGGCGGCGGCCTGACGCTCGCCGCGACCCCCGCGCAGGCGGCCACCTCGATCACCGTCAACGGCGCCTCCGGCGGCCAGACGTTCGACGGGGTCGGCGCGGTCAGCGGCGGCGGCGGCAACAGCCGGCTGCTGATCGACTATCCCGAGCCGCAACGCGGGCAGATCCTGGACTACCTGTTCAAGCCCGGCCACGGCGCCGCGCTGCAGATCCTCAAGGTCGAGATGGGCGGCGACACCAACTCCACCAGCGGCTCCGAGCCGAGCCACGAGCACGTCCGGGGCGATCTCAACTGCAACCGCGGCTACCAGTGGTGGATCATGGAGCAGGCCAAGGCCCGCAACCCCGCCATCAAGCTGGCGGCACTGCCCTGGGGCGCTCCCGGGTGGATCGGCAACGGCAACTTCATGTCCCAGGACATGATCAACTACTTCGTGGACTGGCTGGGCTGCGCGCGGCAGCACAACCTGACCATGGACTACGTCACCGCCGCCCAGAACGAGAAGCGGACCGACGCGAACTGGACCATCAGCCTGCGTCAGGCGCTGAACAGCAACGGGTACGGCAACGTGAAGATCATCTACGGCGACGACTACCCGGGCAGCTGGGGCCCGGCGAACGCCGTCGCCGGCAACACCACGCTGCGCAACAGCATCGACGTGCTCAGCGGCCACTACCCGTGCGGCTACCTCAGCGCGCAGACCACCTGCACCGTCTCGTCCACCGCCACCAGCACCGGCAAGACGCTGTGGAACAGCGAGGGCGGCTCGCAGGACTACAACGACGGCGCCAAGCCGCTGGCCCGCGGCATCAACCGCGGCTACATCGACGGCCGGATGGTCGCCTACCTCAACTGGGACCTGATCGCCGCGATCACACCGAACCTGCCCTGGTCCACGGTCGGGCTGATCCTGGCCAACCAGCCCTGGTCCGGCTGGTACTCGGTCGGCAAGAACACCTGGGCGCTGGCGCACACCACCCAGTTCACCGCGCCCGGCTGGCGCTACCTCGACTCGTCCTCGGGCTACCTGGGCGGCAACCGCAACAACGGCAGCTACGTGTCGCTGCGCTCCCCCACCGGCGGCGACTACAGCACCGTCATCGAGACCATGGACGCCACATCGGCGCAGCAGCTCACCGTGAACGTCACCGGCGGGCTCTCCACCGGCCAGGTGCACGTCTGGTCCACGAACCTGAACTCGACGAACCCGAACGACTTCTTCGTCCGCGGCGCGGACATCACCCCGTCGGGCGGATCGTTCTCGCTCACCGTCCAGCCCGGGCACCTCTACACCGTCACCACGACCACCGGGCAGGGCAAGGGCACCGCCACCAGCCCGGCACAGGGCTCGCTCGGCCTGCCGTACCGCGACGACTTCGACGGCTACGCGGCCGGGCGGATACCGAAGTACCTCCAGGACATGCAGGGCGCGTTCGAGACCGTCGGCTGCGGCGGCGGCCGGGCCGGCATGTGCCTGCGGCAGATGTCCGCGCAGGCCCCGATCACCTGGAAGACGCTCGCCGACCCGGCCACCTACGGCGGGAACCTGAGCTGGGGCAACTACACCGTCTCCGCCGACGTCCTGCTCGAACAGTCCGGCTACGCCCAGATCCAGGGCCGCGTCGGCACCACGAACCTCGACCCGATCGGCCGGTACAACGGCTACTTCCTGCGGGTCACCGACTCCGGCTCGTGGTCGATCCTGCGCAACAACACCGCCGGGCAGCTCGCCACGCTGCGCAGCGGGAACGTCGCCGCGCTCGGCACCAACCGCTGGCACAGCCTCGCGCTGGGCTTCGCCGGCTCCACCATCACCGCCACCATCGACGGCACGACTGTCGGCACGGTCACCGACTCCACGTTCGGCACCGGCCAGGTCGGCTTCGGCACCAGCCAGGGCGAGACCGCCCAGTTCGACAACCTGTCGGTGGTCGCCGGCCCGGGCGGCAACCCCGGGGGTACGAGCGGCGCCCTGCTCAACCCCAACTCCAGCCGCTGCCTGGACGTGCCGAACCAGTCCCAGACCAACGGCACCCAGGTGACGTTGTGGGAGTGCAACGGCGGCGCGAACCAGCAGTGGACGGCGACCTCCGGCCGGCAGCTCCAGGTGTACGGCGGCAAGTGCCTCGACGCCGAGGGCCAGGGCACCTCGTCCGGCACCCGGGTCATCATCTGGGACTGCAACGGCGGCGCCAACCAGCAGTGGAACGTCAACACCGACGGCACGATCACCGGCGTCCAGTCCGGACTGTGCCTGAGCCCGAACGGCGGCGGGACCGGCAACGGCACCCCGATCGTCCTGTCCGCCTGCACCGGCGGCAGCAGCCAGAAGTGGAGCCGGGCGTGA
- a CDS encoding cellulose binding domain-containing protein, whose amino-acid sequence MAKRTPLLSSIAAAAVLLAAVAGGALNGGLGETAQASTSGTLAATAGCGKAPTLSSGTRTISSGGQNRSYILRLPDGYDRNRPYRLIFGFHWLNGSANNVASAGYYGLLPLSNNSTIFVAPQGIDNGWANTNGRDLTLFDDISRQIENDLCVDTSQRFALGWSYGGAMSYAVACARPTVVRAVTVISGANLSGCNGGTQPVAYFGIHGIYDSVLNISAGRSLRDTFVRNNGCTAQSPREPSRGSLTHITTTYSGCREGYPVQWAAFDGDHTPSPVDGSSSPNDSRTWTSGEIWRFFSQFASTTPPPTTAPPTTAPPTTPPPTTPPPTTPPPTGEPGACTATYRTVNTWPGGYQAEVTVANNGAATLNGWTVRLTLASGQAISSLWNGVNTGTSGSVSVRNAAYNGTLGANASTTFGFTATGNGATAPSGVSCTSP is encoded by the coding sequence ATGGCGAAACGAACACCGCTTCTCTCATCCATCGCCGCCGCGGCCGTGCTCCTCGCGGCGGTCGCCGGCGGCGCGCTCAACGGCGGCCTCGGCGAGACGGCACAGGCGTCGACGAGCGGCACACTCGCCGCGACCGCCGGCTGCGGCAAGGCACCCACGCTGTCCAGCGGGACGCGCACCATCTCCAGCGGCGGACAGAACCGCAGCTACATCCTGCGCCTCCCGGACGGGTACGACCGCAACCGCCCGTACCGGCTGATCTTCGGGTTCCACTGGCTCAACGGCTCGGCGAACAACGTCGCCTCGGCCGGCTACTACGGCCTGCTGCCGCTGTCGAACAACAGCACGATCTTCGTCGCGCCGCAGGGCATCGACAACGGCTGGGCCAACACCAACGGCCGCGACCTGACGCTGTTCGACGACATCTCCCGGCAGATCGAGAACGACCTCTGCGTCGACACGAGCCAGCGGTTCGCGCTCGGCTGGAGCTACGGCGGGGCGATGAGCTACGCGGTGGCCTGCGCCCGGCCCACTGTCGTCCGCGCGGTCACCGTCATCTCCGGCGCCAACCTCAGCGGCTGCAACGGCGGCACCCAGCCGGTCGCCTACTTCGGCATCCACGGCATCTACGACAGCGTGCTGAACATCTCCGCGGGCCGGTCGCTGCGGGACACGTTCGTCCGCAACAACGGCTGCACCGCGCAGAGCCCGCGCGAGCCGAGCCGGGGCAGCCTCACCCACATCACCACCACGTACTCCGGCTGCCGCGAGGGCTACCCGGTGCAGTGGGCCGCGTTCGACGGCGACCACACCCCCAGCCCGGTCGACGGGTCGTCCAGCCCGAACGACTCCCGGACCTGGACGTCGGGGGAGATCTGGCGGTTCTTCAGCCAGTTCGCGTCCACCACGCCGCCGCCCACCACCGCGCCGCCGACCACCGCCCCGCCCACCACGCCTCCGCCCACCACGCCTCCGCCGACCACGCCCCCGCCGACCGGTGAGCCGGGCGCCTGCACCGCCACCTACCGGACCGTGAACACCTGGCCCGGCGGCTACCAGGCCGAGGTCACGGTGGCCAACAACGGCGCCGCCACGCTCAACGGCTGGACCGTACGCCTGACCCTGGCCTCCGGCCAGGCGATCAGCAGCCTCTGGAACGGCGTCAACACCGGCACCTCCGGCTCGGTGTCGGTCCGCAACGCGGCGTACAACGGCACGCTGGGCGCGAACGCCTCGACGACGTTCGGGTTCACCGCCACCGGGAACGGCGCCACGGCGCCCAGCGGCGTCAGCTGCACCAGCCCCTGA
- a CDS encoding ROK family transcriptional regulator: MESRAPRAANRSTVLAHVLTHGPVSRTAIGQETDLSPATVSRIVEQLLDEGLLTETDGAPTTTRGRRATRVAIAAGRGVVCGVDVGGSNVRLVVADLAARPLTGRTVPTPADYDAPRLAQWLADLIVATVGADRERLDCVAVGLPGAVRQGDRAVSNAPNLPQVEDPLFLRLLEKHLGTAVEVDNDSNYALLGELRFGAARDAQTAVMLTIGAGLGAGVAIDRRLFRGRSGLVGEFGHLPAGPLGAPLERIISGSGILARARELGLSFDNAADVFRSADPRLVPVRQYVEQALLVILTAAVVAYEPEVIVLGGGISHALTPDLVRLRGRLHEIVPAAEATVHGAELGDLSGALGAVVAALHTAYRRLGLAEADLARVPQPDALAGCDLPALADHA, from the coding sequence GTGGAATCTCGGGCACCCCGGGCGGCGAACCGGTCCACGGTGCTGGCCCACGTGCTGACCCATGGTCCGGTGAGCCGTACGGCCATCGGCCAGGAGACCGACCTCTCCCCCGCCACCGTGTCGCGGATCGTGGAACAACTGCTCGACGAAGGGCTGCTGACCGAGACCGACGGCGCCCCGACCACCACCCGGGGCCGGCGGGCGACCCGGGTGGCGATCGCCGCCGGACGCGGCGTGGTCTGCGGGGTCGACGTCGGAGGCTCCAACGTCCGGCTGGTCGTCGCCGACCTCGCCGCCCGGCCGCTGACCGGCCGGACCGTGCCCACGCCCGCCGACTACGACGCGCCCCGGCTGGCCCAGTGGCTGGCCGACCTGATCGTCGCGACAGTCGGCGCCGACCGGGAACGGCTCGACTGCGTCGCGGTGGGCCTGCCCGGCGCCGTCCGGCAGGGCGACCGGGCGGTCTCCAACGCCCCGAACCTGCCCCAGGTGGAGGACCCGCTGTTCCTGCGGCTGCTGGAGAAGCACCTGGGCACCGCGGTCGAGGTGGACAACGACTCCAACTACGCGCTGCTCGGGGAGCTGCGCTTCGGCGCCGCCCGGGACGCGCAGACCGCGGTGATGCTCACCATCGGGGCGGGGCTCGGCGCCGGCGTCGCCATCGACCGCCGGCTGTTCCGGGGGCGCAGCGGCCTGGTCGGCGAGTTCGGCCACCTGCCCGCCGGTCCGCTCGGCGCACCGCTCGAACGGATCATCAGCGGCTCCGGCATCCTCGCCCGGGCCCGCGAGCTCGGCCTGTCGTTCGACAACGCGGCCGACGTGTTCCGCTCGGCCGACCCCCGCCTGGTGCCGGTCCGGCAGTACGTCGAGCAGGCGCTGCTGGTCATCCTCACCGCGGCGGTGGTCGCCTACGAACCGGAGGTGATCGTCCTCGGCGGCGGCATCTCCCACGCGCTCACACCCGACCTGGTCCGGCTGCGCGGCCGGCTGCACGAGATCGTGCCCGCCGCCGAGGCGACAGTGCACGGCGCGGAACTCGGCGACCTCTCCGGCGCGCTGGGCGCCGTGGTCGCGGCGCTGCACACCGCGTACCGGCGACTCGGGCTCGCGGAGGCCGACCTGGCCCGCGTACCCCAGCCGGACGCCCTCGCCGGCTGCGACCTGCCGGCCCTGGCCGACCACGCCTGA